The Deltaproteobacteria bacterium DNA segment CGCTCCCGCGCCTGCTCTTCCTTGAGTGCCGGGTAGTCCACCTTTTCCAGCGCCCGCTTCAGCAGGCCGGGATAGTCGCCGCTGTCGTAGACGTTGCCGTTGGGGGTGGTGTAGGGCATCTGCTCCGGCTGCACCAGGTTCCTGAAGCGCACCTCGGAGGGGTCCATGTCCAGGTCCTGGGCCACCCGGTCGATGATGCGCTCCCAGATGTAGCACATGCCCGGCTTGCCGATGCCGCGGTTGGGGATCACCGGACAGCGGTTGGTGACCACCGAGTAGCCGTCGGCGCGGATGTTCTGCACCTTGTAGGTGTTGCTCAGGTTGTTGAGCTTGTTGGTGAAGTGGATGGTGAGCGTGCTGATGGAGCCGCCCACGTCGTCGATCTCCTTGAAGCGCAGCCCGTCCACCGTGCCGTCGTTCTTCACCGCGGCTTCGACGTCGAAGTGCTGCTCGCACGCGTGGCCCGCGGCCATCATGTGCTCGTTGCGGTCCTCGATCCACTTGACGGGCCGGCCCGACTTGATGGCCAGCAGCGCCACGATGACCACGTACTTGCGGATCAGGTGGATCTTCTGGCCGAAGCCGCCGCCGATGTCCGGGATGATGACCCGGATGTCGTCGATCTCGAGGGCGTCCCGGAGCGCGTCGTAGATGTTTTCCGGCACCTGGGTGTTGGTGCGCACCGTGAGTTTGCGGCTGAAGCGGTCGTAAGAGGCGATGCACGCCAGCGGCTCCAGCGGTGTCGAGCTGTAGCGGTGGATCTTGAGGTCCTCCCGCACCACCCGGTCCGCCTCCCGGAACGCCTTCTCGGTGTCGCCGTATTCCAGGGTACCCTGCCAGGCCAGGTTGGCACCCAGCTCTTCGTAGATGACCGAGGCGTCCTCGCCGGCCATGGCCTTGTGGACGTCGGTGTTGGCCGGGAGGATCTCGTAATCCACGGCGATGGATTCGAGAACGTCCTCCGCGATGCTCCGGTCCTTGGCCGCCACCGCCCCCACGGGCTCGCCCACGTAGCGCACCTTGTCCACCGCGCCGGCGTATTCCGCGATGGGCTTCTTGAGGCCCGCGGCGTAGCGGCCGGGGCGGAAGGGCTTGGTGTCCCGCTTGATGTCCTCGGGGGTGACCACCGCGAACACGTCCGAGCGGCTCAGGGCCGCCTGGGCGTCCACCCCGACGATGCGCGCGTGCGCGTGGGGGCTCCGCAGGAACACCGCCTGCAACATGCCGGGCTCGGTGAAGTCGTCGGTGTACCGACCCTTCCCGCTGACGAGCCGCGGCCCTTCCTTGCTGCGCGCGGCAAGGCCCACGTATTGGTTCGGATTCGCGCTAGCCATTGTTCACCTGCCCCGCGGCTTCCTTCACCGCCGCTACGATCTGGACGTATCCCGTGCACATGCACAGATTGCCCGCCAGACCTTCGCGAATCTCCTCTTCGCTGGGATTCGGGTTCTTCTTCAACAGAGAGTCCGCCGCCAGGATCATACCCGGCGTGCAGTACCCGCACTGGAAGCCGTAGTTGTTGATGAAGGCCTCCTGCACCGGGTGCAGCACGTCGCCTTCCGCCAACCCTTCGATGGTGGTGATCTCCTTGCCGTTGGCCTGCACCGCGAACATCAGGCAAGACTTCACCAGAGTCCCGTTCACCTGCACCGTGCACGCGCCGCACTCGCCGATGATGCAGCCGATGTGCGTGCCGGTGA contains these protein-coding regions:
- a CDS encoding (2Fe-2S)-binding protein, yielding MKQTVRVTVNGRLYEEDVEPRQLLSYFLRETIGLTGTHIGCIIGECGACTVQVNGTLVKSCLMFAVQANGKEITTIEGLAEGDVLHPVQEAFINNYGFQCGYCTPGMILAADSLLKKNPNPSEEEIREGLAGNLCMCTGYVQIVAAVKEAAGQVNNG
- a CDS encoding molybdopterin-dependent oxidoreductase, whose amino-acid sequence is MASANPNQYVGLAARSKEGPRLVSGKGRYTDDFTEPGMLQAVFLRSPHAHARIVGVDAQAALSRSDVFAVVTPEDIKRDTKPFRPGRYAAGLKKPIAEYAGAVDKVRYVGEPVGAVAAKDRSIAEDVLESIAVDYEILPANTDVHKAMAGEDASVIYEELGANLAWQGTLEYGDTEKAFREADRVVREDLKIHRYSSTPLEPLACIASYDRFSRKLTVRTNTQVPENIYDALRDALEIDDIRVIIPDIGGGFGQKIHLIRKYVVIVALLAIKSGRPVKWIEDRNEHMMAAGHACEQHFDVEAAVKNDGTVDGLRFKEIDDVGGSISTLTIHFTNKLNNLSNTYKVQNIRADGYSVVTNRCPVIPNRGIGKPGMCYIWERIIDRVAQDLDMDPSEVRFRNLVQPEQMPYTTPNGNVYDSGDYPGLLKRALEKVDYPALKEEQARER